In Fusarium oxysporum f. sp. lycopersici 4287 chromosome 4, whole genome shotgun sequence, a genomic segment contains:
- a CDS encoding mitochondrial chaperone BCS1, giving the protein MDITKMSKMGWPPFLQAMNSTAQPLNSSSSFPGIMDTFLVSAGQASPLLQLFLFVYRFVGAQLGLDPSLLLTLLGCLWGLSKLFDQVYATIDNFLHTYFRCTIYVSENDQIYSTLMQFLSEQQDIATNRHLTAQTVFKSAWDEEEDQADVLATNTVEDGEDSPKYLNFASDAARCNPRYVPAMGTTGFWHDRTYFRVNRKRESLQSTNGWGGTKDVEELKISCFGRSIDPIKQLLADAKTAYFLDTRHKTTIYRPRIKESRRDAWSMWQQVARRPIRPMRTVILEHEEKHDVLRDINEYLHPGTPKWYASRGIPLRRGYLFHGPPGTGKTSFSFALAGVFGIDIYVISLQDPTVSEEDLAVLFTRLPRRCVVLLEDIDTAGLRRPNDEEDEEENEDGTGEKAGEAKGKKTEKAEKKEKKKSKKAKDSSDSDTDSSEEDRKRRRKRRRNRRDRENTSNRGTNNILTVESISLSGLLNAIDGVASHEGRILIMTTNKPESLDEALIRPGRVDVQVGFKNATSAQASELFYRMYEMSRNKPVPMSKTKPTAPKPQNGSIHSLVDNKGKETTLSIDDLKTISQEFGQLIPEGMFSPAEIQGFLLKRKKSPRKALEDASGWIEATVKQKELKSKVVTVQ; this is encoded by the exons ATGGACATCACAAAGATGAGCAAGATGGGCTGGCCTCCTTTTCTCCAAGCCATGAACAGCACCGCTCAACCACTAaactcttcttcatcgttcCCTGGAATAATGGACACTTTTCTTGTATCCGCAGGCCAAGCTTCGCCTCTACTCCAGCTCTTCCTATTCGTCTACCGCTTCGTGGGCGCTCAGTTGGGTCTTGACccatctctcctcctcaccctCCTCGGTTGTCTCTGGGGCTTGTCTAAACTTTTCGATCAAGTATATGCAACGATCGATAACTTCCTTCACACCTATTTCAGGTGTACCATATACGTTAGCGAGAATGACCAGATCTATTCTACGCTCATGCAGTTCCTGTCGGAGCAGCAAGACATTGCGACTAATCGTCATCTTACAGCCCAGACTGTTTTTAAGAGTGCTTgggacgaagaagaagatcaagcagATGTGTTGGCCACGAATACTGTCGAAGACGGTGAAGATTCGCCTAAGTATCTCAACTTTGCCAGCGACGCAGCTAGATGT AACCCACGATATGTCCCAGCCATGGGTACGACAGGGTTTTGGCACGACAGGACGTACTTTCGGGTCAACCGTAAGAGAGAGTCTCTGCAAAGTACCAACGGTTGGGGAGGGaccaaggatgttgaggagctCAAAATATCTTGCTTCGGCAGGTCTATTG ACCCTATCAAGCAGCTTCTCGCAGATGCCAAAACAGCCTATTTCCTCGATACTCGCCACAAGACCACTATCTACCGCCCAAGAATAAAAGAAAGTCGCCGTGATGCTTGGAGCATGTGGCAGCAAGTTGCCCGGAGACCTATCAGACCAATGAGAACTGTGATTCTCGAGCATGAAGAGAAGCACGACGTATTACGTGACATCAACGAGTATTTGCACCCCGGAACTCCTAAGTGGTATGCTTCACGAGGTATTCCCCTGCGCCGTGGTTATCTCTTTCATGGACCACCTGGCACTGGCAAGACAAGTTTTTCGTTTGCATTGGCTGGCGTTTTCGGTATCGATATCTATGTCATCAGTCTTCAAGATCCTACCGTCAGCGAAGAGGATCTGGCTGTTTTGTTCACCAGACTTCCTCGCCGATGTGTTGTCCTTTTGGAAGACATCGACACTGCTGGTCTTCGTCGTCCcaacgatgaagaagatgaagaggagaatgAAGACGGTACCGGAGAAAAGGCCGGCGAGGCCAAAGGCAAAAAGACTGAAAAAGcggagaagaaagaaaagaagaaatccAAAAAGGCCAAAGACTCTTCCGATAGCGACACCGACAGCTCTGAAGAGGACAGAAAGAGACGCAGAAAGCGAAGACGAAacagaagagacagagagaatACCAGCAACAGGGGTACTAATAACATCTTGACTGTGGAAAGTATTTCACTTTCTGGACttctcaacgccatcgaCGGTGTTGCTTCGCATGAAGGTCGcatcctcatcatgacaaccaACAAGCCCGAGTCCCTCGACGAGGCTCTCATTCGACCGGGACGAGTCGATGTGCAAGTTGGGTTCAAGAACGCAACCAGCGCACAGGCATCAGAGCTCTTTTACCGAATGTACGAGATGTCGCGTAACAAGCCAGTCCCTATGTCCAAGACCAAACCAACCGCACCCAAGCCACAGAATGGCAGTATCCACAGTCTCGTGGATAACAAAGGCAAAGAGACCACTCTGTCGATCGATGATCTCAAGACGATCTCCCAGGAGTTTGGACAACTTATCCCAGAGGGTATGTTCTCGCCTGCGGAGATTCAGGGGTTCTTGCTCAAGCGCAAGAAGAGTCCTCGAAAGGCGCTTGAGGATGCTTCTGGTTGGATTGAGGCTACTGTTAAGCAGAAAGAGCTCAAATCCAAGGTTGTTACTGTCCAGTAG